A single Micromonospora luteifusca DNA region contains:
- a CDS encoding AAA domain-containing protein — protein MTTAPASRLDRAVRLFEFLARAQQSTISAPRTYDGYDLAWSRDLPRHAAVHFAHWDVEPEPGDEIGHIDRLDRIHPPTPGHELARWLSGGVDDPDVVPHLATEIPDLEADMADPEGDDDVPAAAVLRLDDHPKVEVAYQNWLSGWTSWAERERVDRPVREAYAVLFSMQADAASNPEEKELVLAVGCLSWKPDGHPAVRRHLITTPVAIDLDPVTGTLHVNAVESPDPLRLELDMLDSQLTSSRHIADVRESARTYAEHPLNLTAIGELLQRVAHSLDPDASYVETESPGRGTPVTAEVALAPAVVLRRRNHGLAEVLERIREQLIDSQTVPSGILPLVDPDYRPPSETDPTPGALVAVDDEMYLPLPVNEKQLQVLRQVDRHAQTLVQGPPGTGKTHTAAALLSHLLAQGKRVLVTAQTDRALKEVRAKLPEAIRPLSVAVVGASREDMADLKVAVNTISQQAIDFDEQRSAQSITSHADAIDELRRQRAELHRRIVDVRSAEVTHHEQGRYRGTIAAIASAHHADEPGYGWISAWAPPRPTEKASLTTQEIVEWLQLLRDELLVADEEQARDTLPDPTTLTSSAEFAGAVAAETRARAADAEYVGHRQHSAFNAIRAMPATERVELQQSLHRLAGTADDLARRSEAWMSEALTDVISDRGQIWQERARQLQDLVDQAKPHVQRLGIAEVAATGPELAPLVSLAQHLRQHLSSGGKIKVAADGSPTLGVLTARPVKAARDLFAHVRVDGHPPATVEALDRFLAWAEATRLLSGLDRAWPATVRIPPEDTPQERLSWHVTELGQLHRVLSLGAALSEQDRRLVALRLPRPQWADVIAVRAYASLVDAADAEDRLNRARAAVEAAAEAATRLVHEPFAAPVLITLEKAVTDRDVATYASAVHRVQRLVQVRGMVRRRDELASRLRHDAPRLHDAIVADPGDHAWEGRLTAWEGAWAWAVTAAWIADRQVADLNRLQAETSETERQIRHHVEELAAARAWRHAAAPQRISGSARANLQQYGQLVRRLGKGTGKYAPQRRAEIRQAMDRCRPSVPVWIMPIYRIAEQLQVRPDMFDVVVVDEASQAGLAATFLQYLAPKIVVIGDDKQVSPSAVGVDQQHLRNLAAQYLHDDPYRASWQDPQRSLFDEAKMRFSGLIPLTEHRRCVPEIINFSNRIAYEPENIRLIPVRQYGADRLEPIKPVFVEDGYVRGTTGKINQPEAEAVVERIVACSADPRYDGRTFGVISLQGPHQAKLIERLLLERLDPAEWERRELRCGDSADFQGSERDVMFLSMVAAMEPGARMFSATAEMYVQRYNVAASRAKDQMWVFHSIRPSDLGNPADLRHQLLDYCYGVANRPVEHDGVVLPTDVPEDRRVVPFDSLFEQRVYNRIVGHGYTVVPQYEALGYSIDLVVVGPHSRLAVECDGDAWHGPDRYEADMARQRELERCGWEFFRIPQSAFAVDEAAVLQELWAALNRRGIRPAGAAEPDAPADDAPASLSELPPPAAPTGDVEETVASPWSGSGIGTSRTVTQARTSSAQEPGADVVTYTERPAASPPQAFAFAPVVVEASDPAVADTSGYYASAARAEPSLLEPYEAFEGSAPRAAEPAPLGMREAVLAIVACEGPMLGERLQTAYVRAAGGQRVGRAAASAVNKVISSAVRRGLLVEENPLREAGVQPRTYRLPHQPPAVPRVLGPRALDEVPPAELAVVMAVHAEDLGWSNPEHVYRATLQTYGRKALTEVAAVRLAKVASLARALTDES, from the coding sequence TTGACCACCGCCCCAGCGAGCCGCCTCGATCGTGCGGTTCGACTGTTCGAGTTCCTGGCCCGGGCGCAGCAGTCCACCATCTCGGCGCCGCGTACCTACGACGGGTATGACCTGGCCTGGAGTCGTGATCTGCCGCGGCACGCGGCCGTGCATTTCGCGCACTGGGACGTGGAGCCTGAGCCTGGTGACGAGATCGGGCACATCGACCGGCTGGACCGGATACACCCGCCGACGCCCGGTCATGAACTCGCCCGCTGGCTGAGCGGTGGTGTCGACGATCCGGACGTCGTTCCCCACCTCGCCACTGAGATACCGGATCTGGAAGCCGATATGGCCGATCCGGAAGGGGATGACGACGTCCCGGCAGCAGCGGTCCTGCGGCTGGATGATCATCCGAAGGTCGAGGTGGCGTACCAGAATTGGTTGTCGGGCTGGACGTCCTGGGCGGAGCGCGAGCGCGTCGACCGGCCCGTACGGGAGGCGTACGCCGTTCTCTTCTCGATGCAGGCCGACGCGGCCAGCAATCCGGAAGAGAAGGAGCTGGTCCTGGCCGTTGGTTGCCTGTCGTGGAAACCCGATGGGCACCCGGCGGTGCGCCGGCACCTGATCACCACACCGGTCGCCATTGACCTGGACCCGGTCACCGGCACCCTGCATGTCAACGCCGTCGAGTCCCCCGACCCGCTTCGGCTTGAACTGGACATGCTGGATTCGCAGCTGACCAGCTCCCGACACATCGCCGACGTGCGCGAGTCAGCACGAACCTACGCCGAGCATCCGCTGAATCTGACCGCCATCGGTGAGCTCCTGCAGCGCGTCGCGCACAGCCTTGATCCGGATGCCAGCTATGTCGAGACGGAAAGCCCGGGCAGGGGCACTCCGGTCACGGCCGAGGTGGCCTTGGCACCCGCCGTCGTGCTGCGTCGGCGCAACCACGGACTCGCCGAGGTCTTGGAACGGATCCGCGAGCAGTTGATCGATTCACAGACCGTTCCAAGTGGCATCCTGCCGCTGGTTGATCCCGACTATCGGCCGCCGTCGGAGACTGATCCGACGCCCGGCGCTCTGGTGGCCGTGGACGACGAGATGTATCTGCCGCTTCCGGTCAACGAGAAGCAGCTGCAAGTCCTGCGGCAGGTCGATCGACACGCGCAGACCCTGGTGCAGGGGCCGCCCGGCACCGGCAAGACGCACACTGCGGCCGCGCTGCTGAGTCACCTGCTGGCGCAGGGCAAGCGGGTGCTGGTGACCGCGCAGACAGATCGCGCGCTCAAAGAGGTGCGGGCGAAGCTGCCGGAGGCGATTCGGCCGCTGTCGGTAGCGGTTGTCGGAGCCTCGCGCGAGGACATGGCCGACCTGAAAGTCGCGGTCAACACCATCTCCCAACAGGCCATCGACTTCGACGAGCAGCGGTCGGCCCAGAGCATCACGAGCCACGCCGACGCTATCGACGAGCTTCGCCGGCAGCGTGCCGAGCTGCACCGACGGATCGTCGATGTGCGATCAGCCGAGGTCACCCACCATGAACAGGGGAGGTACCGCGGCACGATCGCCGCGATCGCCTCCGCTCACCACGCGGATGAACCGGGGTACGGGTGGATCAGTGCGTGGGCGCCACCCCGTCCAACCGAGAAGGCGTCACTGACCACGCAGGAGATTGTCGAGTGGCTGCAGCTGTTGCGTGACGAGCTGCTGGTCGCCGACGAAGAGCAGGCGCGTGACACGTTGCCAGACCCAACGACACTCACCAGTTCAGCCGAATTCGCGGGAGCAGTCGCCGCAGAGACGCGGGCCCGTGCGGCCGATGCGGAATACGTCGGTCACCGGCAGCACTCTGCGTTCAACGCGATCCGGGCGATGCCGGCAACCGAGCGCGTTGAGCTGCAACAGAGCCTGCATCGTTTGGCCGGCACTGCCGACGATCTGGCCCGCCGCAGCGAAGCCTGGATGTCCGAGGCTCTAACCGACGTGATCTCGGATCGCGGACAGATCTGGCAGGAGCGCGCCAGACAGTTGCAGGACCTCGTCGATCAGGCGAAGCCACATGTGCAGCGCCTTGGCATCGCCGAAGTCGCCGCAACCGGACCCGAACTGGCTCCGCTGGTGTCGCTCGCGCAACACCTACGCCAGCACCTCTCCAGCGGCGGCAAAATCAAAGTTGCTGCGGACGGCAGCCCGACCCTGGGTGTGCTCACTGCCAGGCCAGTCAAGGCGGCCCGCGACCTCTTCGCCCACGTACGCGTCGACGGACATCCACCTGCGACAGTGGAGGCGCTTGACCGCTTCCTCGCCTGGGCGGAAGCGACCCGGCTGCTGAGCGGGCTCGACCGCGCCTGGCCCGCCACGGTCAGGATCCCGCCGGAAGACACCCCGCAAGAGCGGCTCAGCTGGCATGTCACCGAGCTTGGCCAGCTACATCGCGTTTTATCGCTCGGCGCCGCGCTCAGCGAGCAGGATCGCCGACTCGTGGCGCTTCGGCTGCCGCGCCCGCAGTGGGCGGACGTCATCGCCGTCCGTGCCTACGCCTCGCTGGTCGACGCGGCTGACGCCGAAGACCGGCTGAACCGTGCCCGAGCCGCAGTCGAGGCCGCTGCCGAGGCCGCTACCCGCCTTGTACACGAGCCATTCGCCGCGCCGGTGCTGATCACCTTGGAAAAGGCGGTGACCGATCGCGACGTGGCCACGTACGCGTCCGCGGTCCACCGGGTCCAGCGTCTGGTGCAGGTCCGGGGCATGGTTCGCCGCCGCGATGAGCTGGCTTCGCGCCTGCGGCACGATGCCCCCCGACTACACGATGCGATCGTCGCGGACCCGGGTGACCACGCCTGGGAAGGCCGCCTGACCGCCTGGGAAGGCGCATGGGCCTGGGCCGTCACCGCCGCGTGGATCGCCGACCGGCAGGTCGCGGACCTCAACCGCCTGCAGGCTGAGACGAGCGAGACCGAGCGCCAGATCCGCCACCACGTCGAGGAACTGGCCGCAGCACGCGCCTGGCGGCACGCCGCCGCACCGCAACGGATTAGCGGCTCGGCCCGGGCCAACCTGCAACAGTACGGGCAACTGGTGCGCCGGCTCGGCAAGGGCACCGGCAAGTACGCGCCCCAGCGACGCGCCGAGATCCGCCAGGCCATGGACCGCTGCCGCCCTTCCGTGCCGGTCTGGATCATGCCGATCTACCGGATCGCCGAACAGCTGCAGGTGCGGCCCGACATGTTCGACGTCGTGGTCGTTGACGAGGCGTCCCAGGCCGGATTGGCTGCCACTTTCTTGCAGTACCTTGCTCCCAAGATCGTCGTCATCGGGGACGACAAGCAGGTGTCCCCGAGCGCGGTCGGTGTGGACCAGCAGCATCTGCGGAATCTCGCGGCGCAGTACCTCCACGACGATCCGTATCGCGCCTCCTGGCAGGACCCGCAACGTAGCCTCTTCGACGAGGCCAAGATGCGATTCAGTGGGCTCATCCCGTTGACGGAGCACCGTCGTTGCGTCCCGGAGATCATCAATTTCTCCAACCGGATCGCGTATGAGCCGGAGAACATCCGGCTCATACCGGTTCGTCAGTACGGCGCCGATCGCCTCGAACCGATTAAGCCTGTGTTCGTCGAGGACGGGTACGTGCGCGGCACCACCGGAAAGATCAACCAGCCGGAGGCTGAAGCGGTCGTCGAACGGATCGTCGCCTGCTCCGCGGATCCCCGTTACGACGGCCGCACCTTTGGAGTGATCTCGTTGCAGGGCCCGCATCAGGCGAAATTGATCGAGCGTCTGCTGTTGGAACGCCTCGACCCGGCCGAGTGGGAACGTCGTGAGTTGCGTTGCGGCGACTCCGCTGACTTCCAGGGCTCTGAGCGCGATGTCATGTTCCTCAGCATGGTCGCCGCCATGGAGCCGGGCGCGCGAATGTTCTCCGCGACCGCGGAGATGTACGTGCAGCGCTACAACGTCGCCGCCTCCCGGGCCAAGGACCAGATGTGGGTGTTCCACTCGATCCGACCCAGTGACCTCGGTAACCCCGCCGACCTCCGTCACCAGTTGCTGGACTACTGCTACGGAGTGGCGAACCGTCCCGTCGAGCATGACGGCGTGGTGCTGCCGACCGACGTGCCCGAGGACCGTCGCGTTGTCCCGTTCGACTCGCTCTTCGAGCAGCGGGTCTACAACAGGATCGTGGGGCACGGATACACGGTCGTACCCCAGTACGAGGCGCTTGGCTACTCGATCGACCTGGTAGTGGTCGGCCCGCACAGCAGACTCGCTGTCGAGTGCGACGGCGATGCCTGGCATGGACCCGACCGGTACGAGGCCGACATGGCTCGGCAACGAGAGTTGGAGCGCTGCGGTTGGGAGTTCTTCCGGATCCCACAGTCGGCGTTCGCTGTCGACGAGGCGGCTGTGCTGCAGGAACTGTGGGCGGCCTTGAACCGACGCGGAATACGCCCAGCAGGAGCGGCTGAGCCAGACGCACCGGCCGACGATGCCCCCGCGAGCCTGTCCGAGCTACCTCCTCCAGCCGCCCCGACCGGGGACGTCGAGGAGACCGTCGCCTCGCCCTGGTCGGGTTCCGGCATCGGTACCTCCCGGACCGTGACGCAGGCCAGGACAAGTTCCGCGCAAGAGCCTGGAGCTGACGTGGTGACGTACACCGAGCGCCCGGCTGCTTCACCGCCGCAGGCGTTCGCGTTCGCCCCAGTCGTTGTGGAGGCCTCCGATCCTGCAGTGGCGGACACCTCTGGGTACTACGCCAGCGCCGCCCGGGCAGAGCCGTCTCTACTCGAACCGTACGAGGCATTTGAGGGTTCGGCACCCCGCGCGGCTGAACCGGCCCCACTCGGCATGCGTGAAGCCGTGCTCGCCATAGTGGCGTGCGAGGGCCCGATGCTCGGCGAACGCCTGCAGACCGCATACGTGCGTGCAGCCGGTGGTCAACGTGTCGGCCGTGCGGCGGCTAGCGCGGTCAACAAGGTGATCAGCTCAGCTGTGCGGCGCGGACTGCTGGTAGAGGAGAACCCACTCCGGGAAGCCGGAGTTCAGCCCCGGACGTACCGTTTGCCGCACCAGCCTCCGGCGGTGCCGCGAGTCCTCGGCCCGCGTGCCCTCGATGAGGTGCCACCAGCGGAGTTGGCGGTGGTCATGGCAGTTCACGCTGAGGACCTCGGCTGGAGTAATCCGGAACACGTCTACCGGGCGACGTTGCAGACCTACGGCCGAAAAGCCTTGACCGAGGTGGCCGCGGTCCGCTTGGCGAAGGTTGCATCCCTGGCACGTGCGCTCACGGATGAGTCGTAG
- a CDS encoding serine/threonine-protein kinase, whose product MGVLINGRYELDDLPIGRGGMGEVWLGHDTKLDRQVAVKFIRFPDGEPDKDYIRRFVRESRITARLEHPGVPAVYDVGTQEGRPYLVMQRIHGISVADLVAEQGALPIGWATAIAAQVCAVLTIAHEASLVHRDLKPSNLMLQPDGAVKVLDFGLAAAPTLSDFSKITATGLPPGTPAYMAPEQIQTNISGPATDLYSLGCTLHEMLTGDRLFSGSTSFDVWSKQVSQPPPPVRGVRDEVPEALEELLLHLLQKQPEDRPAGAHIVYDQLLPYATGLGPLPGVLHPPSTTSPTRMYGTALSRVFMPPPSAPPVTPPPAPAPPQPDPPSLLTTPPSSGGSVQPAAPPQPRQGARVDRDALHQARDEAARLARTSRLGQAAELLTGAVESAAATLGTTDDDVLRARLELADVLFDAGDYRRAAPTYEQLADDIARRDGRHAEFALKCRLRGATCRALFGETSEALRQLDALLGDESEAYGPDDPRTLELRRQIGLLQLGARHWPAAEATLRDLLKDLTRLRGATHPSAVEVAELLSGLSRSR is encoded by the coding sequence GTGGGTGTGCTGATCAACGGCCGGTACGAGCTGGACGACCTGCCCATCGGCCGCGGCGGGATGGGCGAGGTGTGGCTCGGCCACGACACCAAACTCGACCGACAGGTCGCAGTCAAGTTCATCCGCTTTCCCGACGGCGAGCCGGACAAGGACTACATCCGTCGATTCGTCCGCGAGTCGCGGATCACCGCCCGCCTGGAACACCCCGGCGTGCCCGCCGTCTACGACGTGGGCACCCAGGAGGGCCGGCCATACCTGGTCATGCAGCGCATCCACGGGATCAGCGTCGCCGACCTGGTGGCCGAGCAAGGTGCCCTGCCCATCGGCTGGGCCACCGCGATCGCCGCCCAGGTCTGCGCCGTGCTCACCATTGCCCACGAGGCCTCGCTCGTGCACCGCGACCTCAAGCCGAGCAACCTCATGCTGCAGCCCGACGGGGCCGTGAAGGTGCTCGACTTCGGTCTCGCCGCCGCGCCCACCCTTTCGGACTTCTCGAAGATCACCGCAACCGGGTTGCCGCCTGGCACCCCCGCCTACATGGCACCCGAGCAGATCCAGACCAACATCAGCGGCCCCGCGACCGACCTCTACTCCCTCGGCTGCACCCTGCACGAGATGCTCACCGGCGACCGTCTTTTCAGCGGATCCACCTCGTTCGACGTCTGGAGCAAGCAGGTCAGCCAACCGCCACCGCCGGTGCGCGGCGTTCGCGACGAGGTGCCCGAGGCCTTGGAGGAGCTGCTGCTGCACCTGCTGCAGAAGCAGCCCGAGGACCGCCCCGCCGGCGCCCACATCGTCTATGACCAGTTGCTGCCGTATGCCACCGGACTGGGCCCGCTGCCGGGAGTGCTGCACCCGCCATCGACGACCAGCCCCACCCGGATGTACGGAACCGCGCTCAGCCGGGTGTTCATGCCCCCGCCATCAGCCCCGCCCGTGACTCCGCCGCCTGCCCCGGCGCCTCCGCAGCCCGACCCGCCGTCCCTGTTGACGACTCCACCATCTTCCGGCGGGTCCGTCCAGCCCGCCGCGCCGCCACAACCCCGTCAGGGTGCGCGTGTCGACCGCGATGCACTTCACCAGGCGCGGGACGAAGCGGCCCGGCTCGCCAGGACATCACGCCTCGGCCAAGCCGCGGAGCTGCTGACCGGAGCCGTCGAGTCAGCCGCGGCGACGCTCGGCACCACCGACGACGATGTCCTCCGCGCCCGGCTCGAACTGGCGGACGTGCTCTTCGATGCGGGGGACTACCGCCGGGCGGCGCCGACGTACGAGCAGCTCGCCGACGACATTGCCAGGCGGGATGGCAGGCACGCAGAATTCGCCCTGAAATGCCGGCTCCGGGGCGCCACCTGCCGTGCACTTTTCGGCGAGACCAGCGAGGCGCTGCGTCAGCTGGACGCGCTGCTCGGCGACGAGAGTGAGGCCTACGGCCCGGACGATCCACGCACCCTGGAACTACGTCGCCAGATCGGCCTGCTCCAACTCGGAGCTCGGCACTGGCCAGCCGCTGAAGCAACGCTACGTGACCTGCTGAAGGACTTGACTCGGCTGCGCGGCGCCACCCACCCCAGTGCCGTCGAAGTCGCCGAGCTGCTCTCGGGGCTGAGCCGCTCCCGGTGA